The Mesorhizobium sp. M1D.F.Ca.ET.043.01.1.1 genome contains a region encoding:
- a CDS encoding nuclear transport factor 2 family protein translates to MTDVIDRLVSAMNAHHLDAFTALIHENYRSVQPAHPGRAFVGRDQMRANWQAMFAGIPDFHAAVTRSVRDGDTTWVEWHWSGTRSDGQPFEVRGVTLFEIIDDQIVAGRLYLEDVERQVVGIEDAVEALSGRRPPTAGGGTGS, encoded by the coding sequence ATGACTGACGTGATCGATCGACTGGTGAGCGCGATGAACGCGCATCATCTCGACGCTTTCACCGCTCTCATCCACGAGAACTATCGCAGCGTCCAGCCGGCGCACCCGGGCAGAGCCTTCGTCGGGCGCGACCAGATGCGCGCCAACTGGCAGGCCATGTTCGCGGGAATTCCTGATTTCCACGCGGCGGTCACGCGCTCGGTCCGGGACGGTGACACGACCTGGGTCGAATGGCATTGGTCGGGTACTCGCTCCGACGGGCAACCCTTCGAGGTGCGCGGTGTCACGCTGTTCGAAATCATCGACGATCAGATTGTGGCCGGGCGGCTGTATCTGGAGGACGTCGAGCGGCAGGTTGTCGGCATCGAAGACGCGGTTGAAGCCCTCTCCGGGCGGCGTCCGCCAACGGCCGGCGGTGGAACCGGTTCGTGA
- a CDS encoding DMT family transporter: protein MTDSLDRPDTLRHAAASIAAERTLGIALVSASAVAFALTGVLTKSIHADPLTITCWRGFFGSILITFYVLWRRRRSGGRESLTLGWRGWLLAVEGAAASIAFISAFKFTYVANVAVIYATSPFIAALLALLLVREKFRLQTMLAAAISLLGVAIMVGGGLGSGHLFGDGLALLMTAGSALYMIMVRAFRDSPVVWAGAVSAFLLFVLGWFVTDPLAVSARDVVLLASFGCSFALASILWTEGSRLIPAAESGLLGSAEVPFAILFALLFLGEIPPIASIVGGAIVLGAVFAHAGRDWMKAKSARS, encoded by the coding sequence ATGACGGATTCTCTCGACAGGCCCGACACGCTCAGGCACGCCGCGGCCAGCATCGCGGCCGAACGCACGCTCGGCATCGCGCTGGTCTCTGCGTCGGCGGTCGCCTTCGCGCTCACGGGCGTGCTGACCAAGTCGATCCATGCCGATCCGCTGACCATCACCTGCTGGCGCGGCTTCTTCGGCTCGATCCTGATCACCTTTTATGTGCTTTGGCGCAGGCGGCGTTCGGGCGGGCGCGAGAGTCTCACGCTGGGCTGGCGCGGCTGGCTGCTGGCCGTCGAAGGTGCGGCCGCCAGCATTGCCTTCATCTCGGCCTTCAAATTCACCTATGTCGCCAATGTCGCGGTGATCTACGCGACCTCGCCCTTCATCGCGGCGCTGCTCGCCTTGCTGCTGGTGCGGGAGAAATTCCGGCTGCAGACGATGCTGGCGGCGGCCATATCGCTTTTGGGCGTCGCCATCATGGTGGGCGGCGGCCTCGGCAGCGGCCACCTGTTCGGCGACGGGCTGGCGCTTTTGATGACGGCCGGCAGCGCGCTCTACATGATCATGGTGCGCGCCTTCCGCGATTCGCCCGTCGTCTGGGCCGGCGCAGTGTCGGCCTTCCTGCTCTTCGTGCTCGGCTGGTTCGTCACCGACCCGCTGGCCGTCTCTGCCCGCGACGTGGTGCTGCTTGCCAGCTTCGGCTGCTCCTTCGCGCTGGCCTCGATCCTGTGGACAGAGGGCTCGCGGCTGATCCCTGCCGCCGAATCCGGCCTGCTGGGCTCGGCCGAGGTGCCGTTCGCCATCCTGTTTGCCTTGCTGTTCCTCGGCGAAATCCCGCCCATCGCCAGCATCGTCGGCGGCGCCATCGTGCTTGGCGCGGTGTTCGCGCATGCCGGGCGCGACTGGATGAAGGCGAAATCGGCGCGTTCGTAA
- a CDS encoding LysR substrate-binding domain-containing protein — protein sequence METLDPDLLKTFLAFVEGGSLAKAASAVGRSPSAITAQMQRLEEIVGEPLLSPQGRGRGLTPAGEDLVGHARRILAVHTEAWLALKGARAGGRIAIGTTQDFADHGLPELLRAFAASHPRVRIELRVGRSLELGSALQAGQIDLAITMRHAPSPDEVALISEPMLWLSSEKGLATRQEAVPLALLDPYCGFREAALDALDAAGRHYRIAAGSASLAGLRAAVNAGIALTPRTWRFAHSGILEASPDLDLPPLPLADFAIRLSREAGRPVRDLAELLGSGLAS from the coding sequence ATGGAAACACTCGATCCCGATCTGCTCAAGACCTTCCTTGCCTTTGTCGAGGGCGGCTCGCTCGCCAAGGCGGCTTCCGCTGTCGGTCGATCGCCATCGGCGATCACCGCGCAGATGCAGCGGCTGGAGGAGATCGTCGGCGAGCCGTTGCTCAGCCCCCAGGGCAGGGGGCGCGGCCTGACGCCGGCCGGCGAGGACCTTGTCGGCCATGCCAGGCGCATCCTTGCCGTCCACACCGAAGCCTGGCTGGCGCTGAAAGGCGCGCGGGCCGGCGGTCGCATCGCCATCGGCACCACGCAGGACTTTGCCGATCATGGCCTGCCGGAGCTGCTCAGGGCCTTCGCCGCCAGCCATCCGCGCGTCAGGATCGAGCTGCGCGTCGGCCGCTCGCTGGAGCTCGGATCGGCGCTGCAGGCAGGCCAGATCGACCTTGCGATCACCATGCGCCACGCGCCATCACCCGATGAAGTCGCGCTGATCAGCGAGCCAATGCTGTGGCTCTCCTCGGAAAAAGGGCTGGCGACGCGGCAGGAAGCGGTGCCGCTGGCGCTGCTCGACCCCTATTGCGGCTTCAGGGAGGCTGCGCTCGATGCGCTCGACGCCGCCGGCCGCCACTATCGCATCGCCGCCGGCAGTGCCAGCCTTGCCGGCCTGCGCGCGGCGGTCAATGCCGGCATCGCGCTGACGCCGCGCACGTGGCGCTTCGCGCATTCCGGTATTCTGGAGGCGTCTCCCGACCTCGACCTCCCACCCTTGCCGCTCGCCGATTTTGCTATCCGGCTCAGCCGCGAGGCAGGCCGGCCGGTGCGGGATCTGGCCGAGCTTCTCGGCAGCGGCCTTGCGTCCTGA
- a CDS encoding 4-oxalocrotonate tautomerase family protein — translation MPIINISVTGKPDAKLSAAIAKDVTEITATHLRKDPTITAVAVSYIDPQHWFAGGKSLAEHGASTFWLDIKVVDGTNTKLELEAYLKAIFDAFGRLLDGVHEESYALVHEVPAAAYGFGGKSQEFRFISGRLKAA, via the coding sequence ATGCCGATCATCAATATCAGCGTCACCGGCAAGCCGGATGCAAAGCTTTCCGCCGCAATCGCGAAAGACGTGACCGAGATCACGGCCACGCATTTGCGCAAGGACCCCACCATCACCGCGGTCGCGGTCAGCTATATCGACCCGCAGCACTGGTTCGCCGGCGGCAAGTCGCTCGCCGAGCATGGGGCGAGCACCTTCTGGCTCGATATCAAGGTGGTGGACGGCACCAACACCAAGCTCGAGCTCGAAGCCTATCTCAAGGCGATCTTCGACGCCTTCGGCCGCCTGCTCGACGGCGTGCACGAGGAAAGCTATGCGCTGGTGCATGAGGTGCCGGCGGCGGCCTACGGCTTTGGCGGCAAGTCGCAGGAATTCCGGTTCATCAGCGGGCGGTTGAAGGCGGCCTAG
- a CDS encoding AMP-binding protein: MILTLALLAGVAFAWLLIGVIERFRLDLRFTQALLYVPFKLAYRIADNRIRIARNAQTPVIYVVSHQSRIEPALMLSLLPDDTLHILDEASARSPWLEPWRELARTIAFNAEHVFVSRRLVRVLKGKGRLAVYLPDTVEPDVKSFRLFRAITRIAMQADARIVPIFVAGSRDLPVSLTPADKAPRHWFPRLSLSVLEPMTVAELVARNPDMASNTNALFDRFAEARLYGSNLDRGLFLAMRDAADRVGASHPIIEDVISGALSYRKMFIGARVLGRRFEAATAPGEAVGLLLPNANGVVLSFVGLISAARVAAMINYTAGPASVTAAIRTAVIRTVVSSRAFIEKAGIDDIVAAVEAGGAKMLWLEDVRESVTVLDKVAAALFWRFPLQRQQASKPAVILFTSGSEGTPKAVVLSHRNLLANAMQAEARITVSPSDILLNVLPVFHSFGLTGGTILPLVTGVKLFLYPSPLHYKIIPEIARKVKPTVMFGTDTFLANYARTAKDGDFSSLRFVVAGAEAVKPETRRVYRDRFEASIIEGFGLTEAAPVVAVNTAIHNRDGTVGRLLPAIRMKLEPVEGISDAGRLWLDGPNMMMGYMTADRPGELQPLEGWHDTGDIVSVDRDGFITIRGRAKRFAKIAGEMVSLGAVEMLVQSLWPEERHAAVAVPDKRRGERIVLVTTADDANPEELRQFGKKAGAAELMVPNDIVKVEEIPVLGSGKTDYVSARKLAIDRLGLSAAA; the protein is encoded by the coding sequence ATGATCCTGACATTGGCGCTGCTTGCCGGTGTTGCCTTTGCCTGGCTGCTGATCGGCGTGATCGAGAGGTTCAGGCTCGACCTGCGCTTCACCCAGGCGCTGCTCTACGTGCCGTTCAAGCTCGCCTACCGCATCGCCGACAACCGCATCCGCATTGCCCGCAATGCGCAGACGCCGGTCATCTATGTCGTCTCGCACCAGTCGCGCATCGAGCCGGCGCTGATGCTGTCGCTGTTGCCCGACGACACGCTGCACATCCTGGACGAGGCCTCGGCGCGCTCGCCATGGCTGGAACCGTGGCGCGAGCTTGCCCGCACCATCGCCTTCAACGCCGAGCATGTCTTCGTCAGCCGCCGGCTGGTGCGCGTGCTGAAGGGCAAGGGCCGGCTTGCCGTCTATCTGCCCGACACGGTCGAGCCTGACGTCAAGTCGTTCCGGCTGTTCCGCGCCATCACCCGCATCGCCATGCAGGCCGACGCCCGAATCGTGCCGATCTTCGTCGCCGGTTCACGCGACCTGCCGGTGTCGCTGACGCCGGCCGACAAGGCGCCGCGCCACTGGTTCCCGCGGCTGTCGCTCAGCGTGCTGGAGCCGATGACCGTCGCCGAACTGGTGGCGCGCAACCCCGACATGGCTTCGAACACCAACGCGCTGTTCGACCGTTTCGCCGAAGCGCGGCTTTACGGCAGCAATCTCGACCGTGGCCTGTTCCTGGCCATGCGCGATGCGGCGGATCGCGTCGGTGCCTCGCATCCGATCATCGAAGACGTCATTTCGGGCGCGCTCAGCTACCGCAAGATGTTCATCGGCGCGCGCGTGCTCGGCCGCCGCTTCGAGGCGGCGACCGCGCCCGGCGAAGCGGTCGGCCTGCTGTTGCCCAACGCCAATGGCGTGGTGCTGTCATTCGTCGGTCTGATCTCGGCGGCCCGCGTCGCGGCGATGATCAACTACACCGCCGGACCGGCGAGCGTGACAGCGGCGATCCGCACCGCCGTCATCCGCACCGTGGTCTCATCGCGCGCTTTCATCGAGAAGGCGGGCATCGACGATATTGTCGCCGCCGTCGAAGCGGGCGGGGCGAAGATGCTCTGGCTCGAGGATGTGAGGGAGAGCGTGACGGTGCTCGACAAGGTCGCCGCGGCGCTTTTCTGGCGCTTCCCTCTGCAGCGGCAGCAGGCGTCGAAACCGGCGGTGATCCTGTTCACCTCGGGCTCGGAAGGCACGCCCAAGGCAGTGGTGCTGTCGCACCGCAACCTTCTTGCCAACGCCATGCAGGCCGAGGCGCGCATCACCGTCTCGCCATCCGACATCCTGCTCAACGTGCTGCCGGTGTTCCATTCCTTCGGGCTGACCGGCGGCACCATCCTGCCGCTGGTGACCGGGGTGAAATTGTTCCTCTACCCTTCGCCGCTGCACTACAAGATCATTCCGGAGATCGCACGCAAGGTGAAGCCGACGGTGATGTTCGGCACCGACACTTTCCTTGCCAATTATGCCCGCACCGCCAAGGACGGCGACTTCTCGAGCCTGCGCTTCGTAGTGGCCGGCGCCGAGGCCGTGAAGCCGGAGACCAGGCGCGTCTACCGCGACCGTTTCGAGGCGTCGATCATCGAAGGCTTTGGGCTGACTGAGGCGGCGCCGGTGGTGGCGGTGAACACCGCGATCCACAACCGCGACGGCACGGTCGGCCGGCTGCTGCCGGCGATCCGCATGAAGCTCGAGCCGGTCGAGGGCATCAGCGACGCCGGCCGGCTGTGGCTCGACGGGCCGAACATGATGATGGGCTACATGACCGCCGACCGGCCGGGCGAATTGCAGCCGCTCGAAGGCTGGCACGATACCGGCGACATCGTGTCGGTCGACCGCGACGGCTTCATCACCATCCGAGGTCGCGCAAAACGCTTCGCCAAGATCGCCGGCGAGATGGTGTCGCTGGGCGCGGTCGAGATGCTGGTGCAGTCGCTGTGGCCGGAAGAACGCCACGCGGCGGTGGCGGTGCCCGACAAAAGGCGCGGCGAGCGCATCGTGCTGGTCACCACGGCCGACGACGCCAATCCGGAAGAGCTGCGCCAGTTCGGCAAGAAGGCAGGCGCGGCGGAGCTGATGGTGCCGAACGACATCGTCAAGGTGGAAGAAATCCCTGTGCTGGGCTCCGGCAAGACCGACTATGTCTCGGCCCGCAAGCTCGCGATCGACCGGCTGGGGCTGAGTGCCGCGGCGTAG
- a CDS encoding phosphatidylcholine/phosphatidylserine synthase, translating into MVLPNLVTVLAICAGLSGIRFAFEDRFEPAVVMVLLAAFLDGIDGRLARMLKATSKFGAQMDSLADIVNFGVAPALVLYAFLLDRAGSPGWIAALLFTIACGMRLARFNVLADDTDQPAWQTEYFVGVPAPAGAVLVMLPCYLYFLRLGLEPSRPAAFIATGFTVLVAFLLVSRLPVYSGKSVKVPGDRVLPVILGVVLYILLLMAYPWYTLTASVAGYLLFLPFSVRAYSKRAMREGEKVPPSDIG; encoded by the coding sequence ATGGTGCTGCCCAACCTGGTTACCGTGCTTGCCATCTGTGCGGGCCTGTCGGGCATCCGCTTCGCCTTCGAGGACCGTTTCGAGCCGGCCGTCGTCATGGTGCTGCTCGCTGCCTTCCTCGACGGCATAGACGGCCGCCTGGCGCGCATGCTGAAGGCGACCTCGAAATTCGGCGCGCAGATGGATTCGCTGGCCGACATCGTCAATTTCGGCGTCGCGCCGGCGCTGGTGCTCTACGCCTTCCTGCTCGACCGCGCCGGCTCGCCGGGCTGGATCGCCGCGCTCCTCTTCACCATCGCATGCGGCATGCGGCTGGCCCGCTTCAACGTGCTGGCCGACGACACCGACCAGCCGGCCTGGCAGACAGAATATTTCGTCGGCGTGCCTGCGCCGGCCGGCGCGGTGCTGGTGATGCTGCCCTGCTATCTCTATTTCCTGCGGCTCGGGCTGGAGCCCAGCCGGCCTGCGGCCTTCATCGCCACCGGCTTCACCGTGCTGGTCGCCTTCCTTCTGGTCAGCCGGCTGCCGGTCTATTCGGGCAAGAGCGTCAAGGTGCCGGGCGACAGGGTGCTGCCGGTCATCTTGGGCGTCGTGCTCTATATCCTGCTGTTGATGGCCTATCCCTGGTACACGCTGACCGCGTCGGTCGCCGGCTACCTGCTGTTCCTGCCGTTCTCGGTGCGCGCCTATTCGAAGCGGGCCATGCGCGAAGGCGAGAAGGTGCCGCCTTCGGATATCGGGTAG
- a CDS encoding phosphatidylserine decarboxylase encodes MSLVDTIKNTFVPIHREGYPFIAAFGAATLFLGYFSSVLFWIGLILTAWCIYFYRDPERVTPVDDRLVVSPADGVISAVGPAVPPGELGLGSTEMTRISVFMNVFSCHINRAPVRGRITRIEHRPGKFLNAELDKASSENERNGLVIDSPNGTIAAVQIAGLVARRIVCWAEQGGSIGIGERFGLIRFGSRVDVFLPASAVPRVAVGQTAVGGETVLAEFGGVAVAPLVRIS; translated from the coding sequence ATGAGCCTCGTCGACACGATCAAGAATACGTTCGTTCCGATCCATCGCGAGGGCTATCCCTTCATCGCCGCCTTCGGCGCGGCAACGCTTTTCCTCGGCTATTTCTCCTCCGTCCTGTTCTGGATCGGGCTGATCCTCACCGCCTGGTGCATCTACTTCTACCGCGATCCCGAGCGCGTCACGCCGGTCGACGACCGGCTGGTGGTGAGTCCGGCCGACGGCGTGATCTCGGCGGTCGGGCCTGCCGTGCCGCCCGGCGAGCTTGGCCTGGGTTCCACCGAGATGACCCGCATCTCGGTGTTCATGAATGTCTTTTCCTGCCACATCAACCGCGCGCCGGTGCGCGGCAGGATCACGCGCATCGAGCATCGTCCCGGCAAATTCCTAAATGCCGAGCTCGACAAGGCAAGCTCCGAGAACGAGCGCAACGGCCTGGTCATCGACAGCCCCAACGGCACGATCGCCGCGGTGCAGATCGCCGGGCTGGTCGCCCGCCGCATCGTCTGCTGGGCCGAGCAGGGCGGCTCGATCGGAATCGGCGAGCGTTTTGGGCTGATCCGCTTCGGCTCGCGCGTCGACGTCTTCCTGCCCGCGAGCGCCGTGCCGCGCGTTGCCGTCGGCCAGACGGCCGTGGGCGGCGAGACGGTGCTAGCGGAGTTCGGCGGCGTGGCCGTCGCCCCGCTGGTCAGGATTTCCTGA
- a CDS encoding SMP-30/gluconolactonase/LRE family protein has product MPSPKSSARSARVITEGLAFGESPRWREGRLWLCNWGTGEIVAVDEEGKSEVMLTVPAVLPYSIDWLPDGRLLVVSGREGLLLRQERDGTLATHADLRDLSKNPWNEIVVDGRGNIYVNGGGPAPAPGEHFGPGTIVLITPNGAVRQVAENIAFANGMAVAPDNRTLIVAESHANRLTAFDITTDGSLSNRRVWADLGNDYPDGICIDAEGCVWYADVPNRHCVRVREGSAKIDKVEVDRGCFACMLGGAGGRTLFIVAAEWRGFENMVSDARTGQVLSAAVSSPGAGWPSYDSGTRW; this is encoded by the coding sequence ATGCCATCGCCGAAATCGTCTGCAAGAAGTGCCAGGGTCATCACAGAGGGCCTCGCCTTCGGCGAGTCGCCGCGCTGGCGTGAGGGGCGACTCTGGCTCTGCAACTGGGGCACGGGCGAGATTGTCGCCGTGGACGAAGAGGGCAAGAGCGAGGTCATGCTCACCGTGCCGGCCGTCCTGCCCTATTCGATCGACTGGCTGCCCGACGGCCGGCTTCTGGTGGTCTCCGGTCGGGAGGGGCTTCTGCTCCGGCAGGAACGAGACGGAACGCTCGCCACCCATGCCGATCTGAGAGACCTGTCCAAGAACCCATGGAACGAGATCGTCGTCGACGGACGCGGCAACATCTATGTCAATGGCGGCGGACCGGCGCCGGCGCCGGGTGAGCATTTTGGGCCGGGCACCATCGTGCTGATCACGCCGAACGGCGCGGTCCGACAGGTGGCCGAGAACATTGCCTTCGCCAATGGCATGGCGGTGGCACCGGACAACCGGACGCTCATTGTCGCCGAATCCCACGCCAACCGCCTCACCGCCTTCGATATCACGACCGACGGCAGCCTTTCCAACCGCCGCGTTTGGGCGGATCTCGGCAATGATTATCCCGACGGCATATGCATCGATGCCGAGGGCTGCGTCTGGTACGCCGACGTGCCCAACCGGCACTGCGTCAGGGTGCGCGAAGGCAGTGCGAAAATCGACAAGGTCGAGGTCGATCGCGGCTGCTTTGCCTGCATGCTGGGCGGCGCCGGCGGCAGGACGCTGTTCATCGTTGCCGCCGAATGGCGCGGTTTCGAGAACATGGTGAGCGACGCCCGCACCGGTCAGGTGCTGAGCGCCGCCGTTTCCTCGCCTGGGGCGGGATGGCCGTCTTATGATTCCGGCACGCGCTGGTAG
- a CDS encoding antibiotic biosynthesis monooxygenase, with amino-acid sequence MSNKNQRDGSVFRVDKFVVPAEARDEILAKVFMTHELLRRQEGFVQDFLLEQFSGPGEFNIVTMVEWESQAAVDKVVPIVKAAHQRIAFSPQETIARLGVKADIANYQRVPES; translated from the coding sequence ATGAGCAATAAGAATCAACGCGATGGCAGCGTGTTCCGGGTCGACAAGTTCGTCGTCCCAGCGGAAGCGCGTGACGAGATCCTCGCCAAGGTATTCATGACGCATGAATTGCTGCGCCGGCAGGAAGGCTTCGTGCAGGATTTCCTGCTCGAGCAGTTCTCCGGCCCCGGCGAATTCAACATCGTCACCATGGTCGAATGGGAAAGCCAGGCGGCCGTCGACAAGGTGGTGCCGATAGTCAAGGCAGCGCATCAGCGCATCGCCTTCAGCCCGCAGGAGACGATCGCCCGCCTCGGCGTCAAGGCCGACATCGCCAACTACCAGCGCGTGCCGGAATCATAA
- a CDS encoding ABC transporter ATP-binding protein/permease, with amino-acid sequence MADKTVSAESGTLTTLRNLWPYMWPADRADLRARVTWATLLLVVAKLTLVAGPYFFKWATDALAHGSKTPPPLPAFMLAPVMLVIAYNVLRLVQLGFNQLRDALFARVGQYAVRQLAFRTFVHMHQLSLRFHLERRTGGLSRIIERGTKGIETIVRFVMLNTAPTILEFALTAAIFAYTYGWKYVGVVAVTVWIYVWFTVKASDWRISIRRDMNDSDTDANTKAIDSLLNFETVKYFTNERMEAERFDRSMARYETAATKTWTSLGWLNFGQGVIFGMGTVIVMCMSALEVQAGTQSVGDFVFINAMLMQLSVPLNFIGFIYREIRQGLTDIEHMFDLLDVPQEIVDKPDARPLKVSAGKVEFRDVHFSYDPNRKILKGVSFEVPAGKTVAIVGPSGAGKSTISRLLFRFYDVQRGQVLIDGQDIRDVTQQSLRAVLGMVPQDTVLFNDTIAYNIRYGRVGASEEEVRKAAELAQIGPFIDKLPDGYRSMVGERGLKLSGGEKQRVAIARTILKAPPILMLDEATSALDTQTEQEIQAALDLVSKGRTTIVIAHRLSTVISADEIIVLKDGQIAERGTHAALLAKHGLYASMWDRQREATEAEERLRIAREGDELGVIVRRRTSEVS; translated from the coding sequence GTGGCCGACAAGACAGTCTCCGCCGAATCCGGCACCCTCACCACACTACGCAACCTGTGGCCTTATATGTGGCCGGCCGACCGCGCCGACTTAAGAGCCCGCGTCACCTGGGCGACGCTGCTGCTGGTCGTCGCCAAGCTCACGCTGGTCGCCGGCCCCTATTTCTTCAAATGGGCGACCGATGCGCTGGCGCACGGCTCGAAGACGCCGCCGCCACTGCCCGCCTTCATGCTGGCGCCGGTGATGCTGGTCATCGCCTACAACGTGCTGAGGCTGGTGCAGCTCGGCTTCAACCAGCTGCGCGACGCGCTGTTCGCCCGCGTCGGTCAGTATGCGGTGCGCCAGCTCGCCTTCCGCACCTTCGTCCACATGCATCAGCTGTCGCTACGTTTCCATTTGGAGCGCCGCACCGGCGGCCTGTCGCGCATCATCGAGCGCGGCACCAAGGGCATCGAGACGATCGTGCGCTTCGTCATGCTGAACACGGCGCCGACCATCCTCGAATTCGCGCTGACGGCCGCCATCTTCGCCTATACCTATGGCTGGAAATATGTGGGCGTCGTCGCGGTCACCGTCTGGATCTATGTCTGGTTCACGGTCAAGGCCAGCGACTGGCGCATCTCGATCCGCCGCGACATGAACGACAGTGACACCGACGCCAACACCAAGGCGATCGACTCGCTCTTGAATTTCGAGACGGTCAAATATTTCACCAACGAGCGCATGGAGGCCGAGCGCTTCGACCGCTCGATGGCGCGCTACGAGACCGCCGCGACGAAAACCTGGACGTCGCTCGGCTGGCTGAACTTCGGCCAGGGCGTCATCTTCGGGATGGGCACCGTCATCGTCATGTGCATGTCGGCGCTCGAGGTGCAGGCCGGCACGCAGTCGGTCGGCGATTTCGTCTTCATCAACGCCATGCTGATGCAGCTTTCGGTGCCGCTCAACTTCATCGGTTTCATCTATCGTGAGATCCGGCAAGGCCTGACCGACATCGAGCACATGTTCGACCTGCTCGACGTGCCGCAGGAGATCGTCGACAAGCCGGATGCCAGGCCGTTGAAGGTGAGTGCCGGCAAGGTCGAATTCCGCGACGTGCACTTCTCCTACGATCCGAACCGCAAGATCCTGAAAGGCGTCTCCTTCGAGGTTCCGGCCGGCAAGACGGTGGCGATCGTCGGCCCGTCGGGCGCCGGCAAGTCGACCATCTCCAGGCTTCTCTTCCGCTTCTATGACGTCCAGCGTGGCCAGGTGCTGATCGACGGCCAGGATATCCGCGACGTGACGCAGCAGAGCCTGCGCGCCGTGCTCGGCATGGTGCCGCAGGACACTGTGCTCTTCAACGACACCATCGCCTACAACATCCGCTACGGCCGCGTCGGCGCCAGCGAGGAGGAGGTGCGCAAGGCGGCCGAGCTCGCCCAGATCGGGCCGTTCATCGACAAACTCCCCGACGGCTATCGCTCGATGGTCGGCGAGCGCGGCCTGAAGCTGTCCGGCGGCGAGAAGCAGCGCGTGGCGATCGCCCGCACCATCCTCAAGGCGCCGCCGATCCTGATGCTGGACGAAGCGACCTCGGCGCTGGACACCCAGACCGAGCAGGAAATCCAGGCGGCGCTCGACCTCGTCAGCAAGGGCCGCACCACCATCGTCATCGCCCACCGGCTGTCGACTGTGATCTCGGCCGACGAGATCATCGTGCTGAAAGACGGCCAGATCGCCGAGCGCGGCACCCATGCGGCTTTGCTCGCCAAGCACGGCCTCTACGCCTCTATGTGGGACCGCCAGCGCGAAGCGACCGAAGCCGAGGAACGCCTGCGCATCGCCAGAGAAGGCGACGAGCTTGGTGTGATCGTGCGGCGGAGGACGTCGGAGGTTTCGTAG
- a CDS encoding metalloregulator ArsR/SmtB family transcription factor → MTESQSHNRAPDSRAVAARFAALSHPARIEILKRLSASRCCSCREVVDHLDLAQSTVSQHLKILVEAGLVRFEADRQRSRYAVDHAALASVSASLHDLVNSCCASR, encoded by the coding sequence ATGACCGAATCCCAATCTCACAACCGCGCCCCCGACAGCCGCGCCGTTGCCGCGCGGTTTGCGGCACTTTCGCATCCGGCGCGCATCGAGATCCTGAAGCGTCTCTCGGCCAGCCGCTGCTGCTCCTGCCGCGAGGTGGTCGATCATCTCGACCTCGCCCAGTCGACGGTCTCGCAACATCTGAAAATCCTGGTCGAGGCCGGGCTGGTCCGCTTCGAGGCCGACCGCCAGCGCTCGCGCTACGCGGTCGATCACGCGGCGCTCGCGAGCGTGTCCGCCTCGCTCCATGACCTCGTCAACTCCTGCTGCGCCAGCCGCTGA